One genomic region from Zonotrichia leucophrys gambelii isolate GWCS_2022_RI chromosome 26, RI_Zleu_2.0, whole genome shotgun sequence encodes:
- the YOD1 gene encoding ubiquitin thioesterase OTU1 isoform X1: MLRLRCKARSGSHALPGLSPHSRLRDMQAALAALTGVPAPAQRLLLGFPPRSLDLSDGERRLGELGIHSGDTLIVEEDTSKPEPGSPVVAKKAMSQPVREAVPVLVRRVVPADNSCLFTSVFYVVEGGVYDPGCAPEMRNLIAQIVASDPESYCEAVLGKTNREYCDWIRREETWGGAIEVSILSKFYQCEICVVDTQTVRIDRFGEDAGYSKRVLLIYDGIHYDPLERRLPSSDLPPQTIFPSSDDVVLAQALELADEARRKRQFTDVNRFALRCMVCQKGLTGQLEAREHARETGHTNFGEV, translated from the exons ATGCTGCGGCTGCGCTGCAAGGCCCGGAGCGGCTCGCACGCGCTGCCGGGGCTGTCGCCGCACTCCCGCCTCCGCGACATGCAGGCCGCGCTCGCCGCGCTCACCGGAGTGCCCGCGCCCGCCCAGCGCCTCCTGCTCGGCTTCCCGCCGCGCAGCCTCGACCTCAGCGACGGCGAGCGGCGGCTGGGCGAGCTCGGCATCCACTCGG GTGACACTCTGATAGTGGAAGAGGACACATCCAAACCCGAGCCCGGCTCGCCGGTGGTGGCCAAAAAAGCGATGTCCCAGCCTGTGAGGGAAGCCGTGCCCGTGCTGGTCCGGAGGGTGGTGCCAGCAGACAATTCCTGCCTGTTCACCAGCGTGTTCTACGTGGTGGAGGGCGGCGTGTACGACCCCGGCTGCGCGCCGGAGATGCGCAACCTCATTGCGCAGATCGTGGCCAGCGACCCCGAGTCGTACTGCGAGGCCGTGCTGGGCAAAACCAACCGGGAATACTGTGACTGGATCCGCAGGGAGGAGACCTGGGGAGGAGCCATCGAGGTCTCCATCCTCTCCAAGTTCTACCAGTGCGAGATCTGCGTGGTGGACACGCAGACCGTGCGCATCGACCGCTTCGGCGAGGACGCCGGCTACAGCAAGCGCGTGCTGCTCATCTACGACGGCATCCACTACGACCCGCTGGAGCGCCGCCTGCCCTCCTCGGACCTTCCTCCCCAGACCATCTTCCCCAGCAGCGATGACGTGGtgctggcccaggctctggagctggcGGATGAAGCGCGCAGGAAGAGGCAGTTCACGGATGTGAATCGCTTCGCCCTGCGCTGCATGGTGTGCCAGAAGGGACTGACGGGGCAGCTGGAGGCCAGGGAGCACGCCAGGGAGACCGGACACACCAACTTTGGGGAGGTGTGA
- the YOD1 gene encoding ubiquitin thioesterase OTU1 isoform X2 encodes MPIQAGYANQIGGDTLIVEEDTSKPEPGSPVVAKKAMSQPVREAVPVLVRRVVPADNSCLFTSVFYVVEGGVYDPGCAPEMRNLIAQIVASDPESYCEAVLGKTNREYCDWIRREETWGGAIEVSILSKFYQCEICVVDTQTVRIDRFGEDAGYSKRVLLIYDGIHYDPLERRLPSSDLPPQTIFPSSDDVVLAQALELADEARRKRQFTDVNRFALRCMVCQKGLTGQLEAREHARETGHTNFGEV; translated from the exons ATGCCAATTCAGGCGGGCTATGCAAACCAAATAGGAG GTGACACTCTGATAGTGGAAGAGGACACATCCAAACCCGAGCCCGGCTCGCCGGTGGTGGCCAAAAAAGCGATGTCCCAGCCTGTGAGGGAAGCCGTGCCCGTGCTGGTCCGGAGGGTGGTGCCAGCAGACAATTCCTGCCTGTTCACCAGCGTGTTCTACGTGGTGGAGGGCGGCGTGTACGACCCCGGCTGCGCGCCGGAGATGCGCAACCTCATTGCGCAGATCGTGGCCAGCGACCCCGAGTCGTACTGCGAGGCCGTGCTGGGCAAAACCAACCGGGAATACTGTGACTGGATCCGCAGGGAGGAGACCTGGGGAGGAGCCATCGAGGTCTCCATCCTCTCCAAGTTCTACCAGTGCGAGATCTGCGTGGTGGACACGCAGACCGTGCGCATCGACCGCTTCGGCGAGGACGCCGGCTACAGCAAGCGCGTGCTGCTCATCTACGACGGCATCCACTACGACCCGCTGGAGCGCCGCCTGCCCTCCTCGGACCTTCCTCCCCAGACCATCTTCCCCAGCAGCGATGACGTGGtgctggcccaggctctggagctggcGGATGAAGCGCGCAGGAAGAGGCAGTTCACGGATGTGAATCGCTTCGCCCTGCGCTGCATGGTGTGCCAGAAGGGACTGACGGGGCAGCTGGAGGCCAGGGAGCACGCCAGGGAGACCGGACACACCAACTTTGGGGAGGTGTGA
- the PFKFB2 gene encoding 6-phosphofructo-2-kinase/fructose-2,6-bisphosphatase 2 isoform X3 → MSAAPRGGGGAPRGRAGEKQCSWASYMTNSPTLIVMIGLPARGKTYMSKKLTRYLNWIGVPTKVFNLGVYRREAVKSYKSYDFFRHDNKEAMEIRKRCALVALEDVKSYLLEECGQIAVFDATNTTRERRDLILNFAKENAFKVFFVESVCDDPEVIAANILEVKVSSPDYPERHRENVMDDFLKRIECYKVTYQPLDPDAYDKDLSFIKVINVGQRFLVNRVQDYIQSKIVYYLMNIHVQPRTIYLCRHGESEYNLLGRIGGDSGLSPRGKQFSHALKKFIEEQEIVDLKVWTSQLKRTIQTAECLGVLYEQWKILNEIDAGVCEEMTYAEIEAKYPEEFAMRDQEKYLYRYPGGESYQDLVQRLEPVIMELERQGNVLVISHQAVMRCLLAYFLDKSADELPYLRCPLHTIFKLTPVAYGCKVETISMGVEAVNTHREKPSLNSRERKTNIQKKKKKPPPKQNHLSKTKVPKGSKTAEKSLCSCLQAG, encoded by the exons ATGTCGGCGGCgccgcggggcggcggcggggccccgCGGGGCAGGGCCGGCGAGAAGCAGTGCT catgGGCTTCCTACATGACCAACTCCCCGACGCTGATCGTGATGATCGGGCTGCCTGCCAGGGGCAAGACCTACATGTCCAAAAAGCTCACCCGCTACCTCAACTGGATCGGGGTGCCCACCAAAG TGTTTAATTTAGGGGTGTATCGGCGTGAGGCAGTGAAGTCCTACAAGTCCTACGACTTCTTCAGGCACGACAACAAAGAGGCCATGGAAATCCGCAA ACGCtgtgccctggtggctctggaaGATGTGAAGTCTTATCTCTTGGAGGAGTGTGGGCAAATAGCG GTGTTCGATGCGACCAACACGACTCGGGAGCGCCGGGACCTGATCTTGAACTTTGCTAAGGAAAATGCTTTCAAG GTGTTTTTCGTGGAGTCTGTCTGTGATGATCCAGAGGTCATTGCTGCCAACATCCTG GAGGTGAAAGTTTCCAGCCCTGACTACCCAGAGAGGCACAGGGAGAACGTGATGGACGATTTCCTGAAGAGGATTGAGTGCTACAAGGTCACCTACCAGCCCCTGGACCCGGATGCTTATGACAA AGATCTCTCCTTCATTAAAGTGATCAACGTGGGCCAGAGGTTCCTGGTGAACCGAGTGCAGGATTACATCCAGAGTAAGATTGTCTATTACCTGATGAACATCCACGTGCAGCCGCGCACCATCTACCTGTGCCGCCACGGCGAGAGCGAGTACAACCTCCTGGGCAGGATTGGAGGGGACTCTGGGCTGTCACCCCGGGGCAAGCAG ttttcccaTGCTCTGAAGAAGTTCATTGAGGAGCAGGAGATCGTGGACCTGAAGGTGTGGACGAGCCAGCTGAAGAGGACAATCCAGACTGCAGAGTGCCTGGGGGTGCTCTATGAGCAGTGGAAGATCCTCAACGAGATTGATGCT ggGGTCTGTGAAGAAATGACCTATGCAGAAATTGAAGCCAAGTATCCAGAGGAGTTTGCCATGAGGGATCAGGAGAAATATCTTTATCGTTACCCTGGAGGGGAG TCCTACCAGGACTTGGTGCAGCGCCTGGAGCCGGTAATTATGGAGCTGGAAAGGCAAGGAAATGTCCTGGTTATCTCCCACCAGGCAGTTATGAGGTGCCTCCTGGCTTATTTTCTTGACAAGAGTGCAG ATGAGCTGCCCTACCTGCGCTGCCCCCTCCACACCATTTTCAAGCTCACGCCTGTTGCCTATG GCTGCAAAGTGGAGACAATTTCCATGGGTGTGGAGGCAGTGAACACCCACCGGGAAAAGCCCTCCCTGAACTCA agagaaagaaaaacaaacatacaaaaaaagaaaaaaaaaccaccaccaaaacAGAACCACCTAAGCAAAACAAAAGTCCCAAAGGGAAgtaaaactgctgaaaaatcACTTTGCAGTTGTCTCCAAGCTGGATGA
- the PFKFB2 gene encoding 6-phosphofructo-2-kinase/fructose-2,6-bisphosphatase 2 isoform X4 → MSAAPRGGGGAPRGRAGEKQCSWASYMTNSPTLIVMIGLPARGKTYMSKKLTRYLNWIGVPTKVFNLGVYRREAVKSYKSYDFFRHDNKEAMEIRKRCALVALEDVKSYLLEECGQIAVFDATNTTRERRDLILNFAKENAFKVFFVESVCDDPEVIAANILEVKVSSPDYPERHRENVMDDFLKRIECYKVTYQPLDPDAYDKDLSFIKVINVGQRFLVNRVQDYIQSKIVYYLMNIHVQPRTIYLCRHGESEYNLLGRIGGDSGLSPRGKQFSHALKKFIEEQEIVDLKVWTSQLKRTIQTAECLGVLYEQWKILNEIDAGVCEEMTYAEIEAKYPEEFAMRDQEKYLYRYPGGESYQDLVQRLEPVIMELERQGNVLVISHQAVMRCLLAYFLDKSADELPYLRCPLHTIFKLTPVAYGCKVETISMGVEAVNTHREKPSLNSKMATLGV, encoded by the exons ATGTCGGCGGCgccgcggggcggcggcggggccccgCGGGGCAGGGCCGGCGAGAAGCAGTGCT catgGGCTTCCTACATGACCAACTCCCCGACGCTGATCGTGATGATCGGGCTGCCTGCCAGGGGCAAGACCTACATGTCCAAAAAGCTCACCCGCTACCTCAACTGGATCGGGGTGCCCACCAAAG TGTTTAATTTAGGGGTGTATCGGCGTGAGGCAGTGAAGTCCTACAAGTCCTACGACTTCTTCAGGCACGACAACAAAGAGGCCATGGAAATCCGCAA ACGCtgtgccctggtggctctggaaGATGTGAAGTCTTATCTCTTGGAGGAGTGTGGGCAAATAGCG GTGTTCGATGCGACCAACACGACTCGGGAGCGCCGGGACCTGATCTTGAACTTTGCTAAGGAAAATGCTTTCAAG GTGTTTTTCGTGGAGTCTGTCTGTGATGATCCAGAGGTCATTGCTGCCAACATCCTG GAGGTGAAAGTTTCCAGCCCTGACTACCCAGAGAGGCACAGGGAGAACGTGATGGACGATTTCCTGAAGAGGATTGAGTGCTACAAGGTCACCTACCAGCCCCTGGACCCGGATGCTTATGACAA AGATCTCTCCTTCATTAAAGTGATCAACGTGGGCCAGAGGTTCCTGGTGAACCGAGTGCAGGATTACATCCAGAGTAAGATTGTCTATTACCTGATGAACATCCACGTGCAGCCGCGCACCATCTACCTGTGCCGCCACGGCGAGAGCGAGTACAACCTCCTGGGCAGGATTGGAGGGGACTCTGGGCTGTCACCCCGGGGCAAGCAG ttttcccaTGCTCTGAAGAAGTTCATTGAGGAGCAGGAGATCGTGGACCTGAAGGTGTGGACGAGCCAGCTGAAGAGGACAATCCAGACTGCAGAGTGCCTGGGGGTGCTCTATGAGCAGTGGAAGATCCTCAACGAGATTGATGCT ggGGTCTGTGAAGAAATGACCTATGCAGAAATTGAAGCCAAGTATCCAGAGGAGTTTGCCATGAGGGATCAGGAGAAATATCTTTATCGTTACCCTGGAGGGGAG TCCTACCAGGACTTGGTGCAGCGCCTGGAGCCGGTAATTATGGAGCTGGAAAGGCAAGGAAATGTCCTGGTTATCTCCCACCAGGCAGTTATGAGGTGCCTCCTGGCTTATTTTCTTGACAAGAGTGCAG ATGAGCTGCCCTACCTGCGCTGCCCCCTCCACACCATTTTCAAGCTCACGCCTGTTGCCTATG GCTGCAAAGTGGAGACAATTTCCATGGGTGTGGAGGCAGTGAACACCCACCGGGAAAAGCCCTCCCTGAACTCA